The following proteins come from a genomic window of Streptomyces sp. Sge12:
- a CDS encoding peptidylprolyl isomerase, which produces MSDNVYFDITINGAPAGRIVFALFDEVVPKTARNFRELCTGQNDYGYAGSGFHRIIPQFMLQGGDFTNHNGTGGKSIYGEKFEDENFNLKHDRPYLLSMANAGRNTNGSQFFITTVVTSWLDGKHVVFGEVVEGKELVDQIEALGSQSGAPKGKVEIAASGVVSAA; this is translated from the coding sequence ATGAGCGACAACGTCTACTTCGACATCACCATCAACGGCGCCCCTGCCGGCCGCATCGTCTTCGCCCTCTTCGACGAGGTCGTCCCGAAGACGGCGCGCAACTTCCGTGAGCTGTGCACCGGCCAGAACGACTACGGCTACGCCGGCTCGGGCTTCCACCGCATCATCCCCCAGTTCATGCTGCAGGGCGGTGACTTCACCAACCACAACGGCACCGGCGGCAAGTCCATCTACGGCGAGAAGTTCGAGGACGAGAACTTCAACCTGAAGCACGACCGCCCGTACCTGCTGTCGATGGCGAACGCCGGCCGCAACACCAACGGCTCGCAGTTCTTCATCACCACCGTCGTCACCTCGTGGCTCGACGGCAAGCACGTCGTCTTCGGCGAGGTCGTCGAGGGCAAGGAGCTCGTGGACCAGATCGAGGCCCTGGGCTCCCAGTCCGGCGCCCCCAAGGGCAAGGTCGAGATCGCGGCCTCCGGCGTCGTCAGCGCCGCCTGA
- a CDS encoding alpha/beta hydrolase — MDYAALVALKPSEFTEAADGFKAVSDMADHAYGDTEGQISARMRAGLDGVAVDAALGSLRELAKNFHYTQVECGLAATSLKAFAAAMTEAKKKLADAVEDAAHQKFRVGADGSVTYPPGGTEKDGKLPEGGTVTGSAKGKPSGNVIDPTKDANDLSSALERQAANIHPNPNFGKAVEIANRIAQAVAEATEADALWAPKLRKLKADDDLVVSDKDWADVESDTAEVRSGAKDYLDHIKPPPKGDDPKANADWWKGLSPDEQSAYLSLNGAQVGAMDGLPSVVRDEANRTVLAETKAQFQIRLDGIPPQPQKYVPSGRDYPAVVLNPAWSEWDEKYAKDKAFLDKNLKGMNAIQARFDATGTDGLPEAYLLGFDTKGGGRAIVANGDPDTAAHTAVFVPGTYTDITKSETYIGHMSKLWKETNAQLPGENVSTITWIGYDAPQSIVPEAMKEKYAHTAAPDLNHFMAGLEQVQGGDEKSHTTLIGHSYGSTVVGASSNAGDLRTDDIIAVGSPGMLVGHAKDLDVGADHVWSEAAGFTKDQVPAGGKAAGLGGGSHWYEELLPFGYAWGSNVPSDEDFGAHIMENNANDHGDYWRKGSKSLENQAYVVAGHYDRVTRG; from the coding sequence ATGGACTACGCAGCACTCGTGGCCCTGAAACCGTCCGAGTTCACCGAGGCGGCCGACGGGTTCAAGGCCGTCAGCGATATGGCGGACCACGCGTACGGTGACACCGAGGGCCAGATATCGGCGCGAATGCGGGCCGGTCTCGACGGCGTCGCCGTGGATGCGGCGCTGGGATCTCTCCGGGAACTGGCGAAGAACTTCCACTACACGCAGGTCGAATGCGGCCTGGCGGCGACCTCGCTGAAGGCGTTCGCGGCCGCGATGACCGAGGCGAAGAAGAAGCTCGCGGACGCCGTTGAGGACGCGGCGCACCAGAAGTTCAGGGTGGGGGCCGACGGCTCGGTGACCTACCCGCCCGGCGGTACGGAGAAGGACGGGAAGCTGCCCGAGGGCGGCACCGTCACCGGCAGCGCCAAGGGCAAGCCCTCGGGGAACGTGATCGACCCCACGAAGGACGCCAACGACCTGTCCAGCGCCCTGGAGCGGCAGGCGGCGAACATCCACCCCAATCCGAACTTCGGCAAGGCGGTGGAGATCGCCAACCGCATCGCGCAGGCCGTCGCCGAGGCGACCGAAGCCGACGCCCTGTGGGCGCCCAAACTGCGCAAGCTCAAGGCGGACGACGACCTGGTCGTCTCCGACAAGGACTGGGCGGACGTGGAGAGCGACACCGCCGAGGTCCGCAGCGGCGCGAAGGACTACCTGGACCACATCAAGCCCCCGCCCAAGGGCGACGACCCGAAGGCGAACGCCGACTGGTGGAAGGGCCTGAGCCCGGACGAGCAGTCCGCGTACCTGTCCCTGAACGGGGCGCAGGTGGGCGCGATGGACGGGCTGCCCTCGGTGGTCCGCGACGAGGCCAACCGCACCGTACTGGCGGAGACCAAAGCCCAGTTCCAGATCAGGCTGGACGGGATCCCCCCGCAGCCGCAGAAGTACGTGCCCTCGGGCAGGGACTACCCCGCGGTCGTACTCAACCCGGCCTGGTCGGAGTGGGACGAGAAGTACGCCAAGGACAAGGCTTTCCTGGACAAAAACCTCAAGGGCATGAACGCCATCCAGGCCCGGTTCGACGCCACGGGCACGGACGGCCTGCCCGAGGCGTACCTGCTGGGCTTCGATACCAAGGGCGGCGGCCGGGCCATCGTCGCCAACGGCGACCCGGACACGGCGGCCCACACCGCGGTGTTCGTCCCCGGTACGTACACCGACATCACGAAGTCCGAGACCTACATCGGCCACATGTCCAAGCTGTGGAAGGAGACCAACGCCCAGCTCCCCGGCGAGAACGTGTCCACCATCACCTGGATCGGCTACGACGCCCCGCAGAGCATCGTCCCCGAGGCCATGAAGGAGAAGTACGCCCACACGGCGGCGCCCGACCTGAACCACTTCATGGCCGGTCTGGAGCAGGTCCAGGGCGGCGACGAGAAGAGCCACACCACACTCATCGGCCACAGCTACGGCAGCACGGTCGTGGGTGCGTCATCGAACGCCGGCGACCTGCGCACCGACGACATCATCGCCGTGGGCAGCCCCGGCATGCTGGTCGGCCACGCCAAGGACCTGGACGTCGGCGCCGACCACGTGTGGTCGGAGGCGGCCGGCTTCACCAAGGACCAGGTGCCGGCCGGCGGCAAGGCGGCCGGGCTCGGCGGCGGTTCCCACTGGTACGAGGAGCTCCTGCCCTTCGGTTACGCGTGGGGGTCGAACGTGCCGTCCGACGAGGATTTCGGGGCCCATATCATGGAAAACAACGCCAATGATCACGGGGACTACTGGAGGAAGGGCTCGAAGAGTCTTGAGAATCAGGCGTATGTCGTCGCCGGTCATTACGACAGGGTCACCCGTGGCTGA